In Phyllopteryx taeniolatus isolate TA_2022b chromosome 22, UOR_Ptae_1.2, whole genome shotgun sequence, one DNA window encodes the following:
- the pyroxd1 gene encoding pyridine nucleotide-disulfide oxidoreductase domain-containing protein 1 isoform X1 has translation MTDRIRKTFKFVVVGGGIAGVTCVEQLSSRLPSTDVALITAGPHIKAVSNYKQVAKVLEEFDVEEQPPSVLQEKFPNLTVIPSAVNTLHTQSHLVETADGHVYGYEKLCICSGARPKLLTQGKPYVLGIRDTDSAQEFQTQLTNAKRIVVIGNGGIALELVYEVEGCEVIWAVKDSAIGNTFFDAGAAQFLIPSLGADKPERTAPCKRARYTTEDPTAGEAQTFTADRHMRGRDSGPTEAGSALGPDWHQGLVLKGAERASRRVSVEYQCEVEQIFTSEEMLNSQSQTHRPDTEGTWPVYVRLTNGKTFGCDFVVSATGVTPNTEPFLHGNNFALADDGGLRIDDHMVTSEPDVYAAGDVCTACWEHSPLWQQMRLWTQARQMGWHAGRCMAARVLSEAIELDFCFELFSHITKFFNYKVVLLGKFNAQGLGSDYELLLRCTKGQEYVKVVLQGGRMVGAVLIGETDLEETFENLILNQMDLTAYGEDLLNPNVDIEDYFD, from the exons ATGACAGATAGAATACGGAAAACGTTCAAATTTGTCGTCGTCGGAGGTGGCATCGCGGGGGTGACGTGTGTTGAGCAG TTGTCATCCCGTTTACCGTCAACTGACGTCGCCCTGATTACCGCAGGCCCGCACATCAAGGCAGTGAGCAACTACAAACAG GTGGCCAAGGTTCTGGAAGAgtttgatgtggaggagcaaccACCCAGTGTTCTGCAGGAGAAATTCCCCAACTTGACTGTCATCCCCTCTGCCGTTaacacactgcacacacaatcacat TTGGTCGAAACTGCAGATGGACACGTTTATGGCTACGAGAAGCTCTGCATCTGCAGCGGTGCCCGACCGAAGCTGCTAACCCAGGGCAAGCCATATGTGCTGGGAATTCGGGACACGGACAGTGCCCAG GAGTTTCAGACGCAGTTAACTAACGCTAAGAGGATAGTCGTGATTGGAAATGGAGGGATTGCCTTGGAGTTAGT GTATGAGGTGGAGGGTTGCGAGGTGATCTGGGCCGTGAAGGACAGCGCCATCGGAAACACCTTCTTCGACGCGGGAGCGGCGCAGTTCCTCATCCCGTCGCTGGGCGCCGACAAGCCGGAGCGAACCGCTCCCTGCAAGAGGGCTCGCTACACCACGGAAGACCCGACAGCCGGCGAGGCTCAGACCTTCACGGCAG ATCGACACATGCGAGGGCGCGACTCTGGTCCCACGGAGGCTGGCAGTGCACTCGGTCCAGACTGGCATCAGGGGCTAGTTCTCAAAGGAGCAGAGCGG GCATCCCGTAGAGTTTCAGTGGAATATCAGTGTGAGGTGGAACAGATCTTCACCTCTGAGGAGATGCTCAATTCCCAATCCCAAACACACAGACCCGATACCG AAGGAACCTGGCCAGTTTATGTCCGGCTGACAAATGGCAAGACGTTTGGGTGCGACTTTGTCGTGAGTGCCACAGGTGTCACGCCGAACACGGAGCCATTTCTCCACGGCAACAAT TTCGCACTGGCAGACGATGGCGGCCTCCGAATAGATGACCACATGGTGACATCGGAACCGGACGTCTACGCCGCTGGAGACGTGTGCACGGCATGCTGGGAGCACAGCCCACTGTGGCAACAG ATGCGTTTGTGGACGCAGGCTCGTCAGATGGGCTGGCACGCCGGCCGCTGCATGGCTGCACGCGTGCTGTCCGAAGCCATAGAGCTGGACTTCTGCTTCGAGCTCTTCTCCCACATAACTAAATTCTTCAACTATAAG GTGGTGCTGCTCGGAAAGTTTAATGCGCAGGGGTTGGGGTCCGACTATGAGCTGCTGCTGCGCTGCACCAAAGGCCAGGAGTATGTCAAG GTGGTTTTACAAGGGGGCAGGATGGTCGGAGCGGTGCTCATCGGGGAAACCGACTTAGAGGAGACCTTTGAGAACCTCATCTTGAACCAGATGGATCTCACAGCATACGGGGAGGACCTGCTTAACCCCAACGTTGATATAGAGGACTACTTCGATTGA
- the pyroxd1 gene encoding pyridine nucleotide-disulfide oxidoreductase domain-containing protein 1 isoform X3: MTDRIRKTFKFVVVGGGIAGVTCVEQLSSRLPSTDVALITAGPHIKAVSNYKQLVETADGHVYGYEKLCICSGARPKLLTQGKPYVLGIRDTDSAQEFQTQLTNAKRIVVIGNGGIALELVYEVEGCEVIWAVKDSAIGNTFFDAGAAQFLIPSLGADKPERTAPCKRARYTTEDPTAGEAQTFTADRHMRGRDSGPTEAGSALGPDWHQGLVLKGAERASRRVSVEYQCEVEQIFTSEEMLNSQSQTHRPDTEGTWPVYVRLTNGKTFGCDFVVSATGVTPNTEPFLHGNNFALADDGGLRIDDHMVTSEPDVYAAGDVCTACWEHSPLWQQMRLWTQARQMGWHAGRCMAARVLSEAIELDFCFELFSHITKFFNYKVVLLGKFNAQGLGSDYELLLRCTKGQEYVKVVLQGGRMVGAVLIGETDLEETFENLILNQMDLTAYGEDLLNPNVDIEDYFD; encoded by the exons ATGACAGATAGAATACGGAAAACGTTCAAATTTGTCGTCGTCGGAGGTGGCATCGCGGGGGTGACGTGTGTTGAGCAG TTGTCATCCCGTTTACCGTCAACTGACGTCGCCCTGATTACCGCAGGCCCGCACATCAAGGCAGTGAGCAACTACAAACAG TTGGTCGAAACTGCAGATGGACACGTTTATGGCTACGAGAAGCTCTGCATCTGCAGCGGTGCCCGACCGAAGCTGCTAACCCAGGGCAAGCCATATGTGCTGGGAATTCGGGACACGGACAGTGCCCAG GAGTTTCAGACGCAGTTAACTAACGCTAAGAGGATAGTCGTGATTGGAAATGGAGGGATTGCCTTGGAGTTAGT GTATGAGGTGGAGGGTTGCGAGGTGATCTGGGCCGTGAAGGACAGCGCCATCGGAAACACCTTCTTCGACGCGGGAGCGGCGCAGTTCCTCATCCCGTCGCTGGGCGCCGACAAGCCGGAGCGAACCGCTCCCTGCAAGAGGGCTCGCTACACCACGGAAGACCCGACAGCCGGCGAGGCTCAGACCTTCACGGCAG ATCGACACATGCGAGGGCGCGACTCTGGTCCCACGGAGGCTGGCAGTGCACTCGGTCCAGACTGGCATCAGGGGCTAGTTCTCAAAGGAGCAGAGCGG GCATCCCGTAGAGTTTCAGTGGAATATCAGTGTGAGGTGGAACAGATCTTCACCTCTGAGGAGATGCTCAATTCCCAATCCCAAACACACAGACCCGATACCG AAGGAACCTGGCCAGTTTATGTCCGGCTGACAAATGGCAAGACGTTTGGGTGCGACTTTGTCGTGAGTGCCACAGGTGTCACGCCGAACACGGAGCCATTTCTCCACGGCAACAAT TTCGCACTGGCAGACGATGGCGGCCTCCGAATAGATGACCACATGGTGACATCGGAACCGGACGTCTACGCCGCTGGAGACGTGTGCACGGCATGCTGGGAGCACAGCCCACTGTGGCAACAG ATGCGTTTGTGGACGCAGGCTCGTCAGATGGGCTGGCACGCCGGCCGCTGCATGGCTGCACGCGTGCTGTCCGAAGCCATAGAGCTGGACTTCTGCTTCGAGCTCTTCTCCCACATAACTAAATTCTTCAACTATAAG GTGGTGCTGCTCGGAAAGTTTAATGCGCAGGGGTTGGGGTCCGACTATGAGCTGCTGCTGCGCTGCACCAAAGGCCAGGAGTATGTCAAG GTGGTTTTACAAGGGGGCAGGATGGTCGGAGCGGTGCTCATCGGGGAAACCGACTTAGAGGAGACCTTTGAGAACCTCATCTTGAACCAGATGGATCTCACAGCATACGGGGAGGACCTGCTTAACCCCAACGTTGATATAGAGGACTACTTCGATTGA
- the pyroxd1 gene encoding pyridine nucleotide-disulfide oxidoreductase domain-containing protein 1 isoform X2, with protein sequence MTDRIRKTFKFVVVGGGIAGVTCVEQLSSRLPSTDVALITAGPHIKAVSNYKQVAKVLEEFDVEEQPPSVLQEKFPNLTVIPSAVNTLHTQSHLVETADGHVYGYEKLCICSGARPKLLTQGKPYVLGIRDTDSAQEFQTQLTNAKRIVVIGNGGIALELVYEVEGCEVIWAVKDSAIGNTFFDAGAAQFLIPSLGADKPERTAPCKRARYTTEDPTAGEAQTFTADRHMRGRDSGPTEAGSALGPDWHQGLVLKGAERASRRVSVEYQCEVEQIFTSEEMLNSQSQTHRPDTGTWPVYVRLTNGKTFGCDFVVSATGVTPNTEPFLHGNNFALADDGGLRIDDHMVTSEPDVYAAGDVCTACWEHSPLWQQMRLWTQARQMGWHAGRCMAARVLSEAIELDFCFELFSHITKFFNYKVVLLGKFNAQGLGSDYELLLRCTKGQEYVKVVLQGGRMVGAVLIGETDLEETFENLILNQMDLTAYGEDLLNPNVDIEDYFD encoded by the exons ATGACAGATAGAATACGGAAAACGTTCAAATTTGTCGTCGTCGGAGGTGGCATCGCGGGGGTGACGTGTGTTGAGCAG TTGTCATCCCGTTTACCGTCAACTGACGTCGCCCTGATTACCGCAGGCCCGCACATCAAGGCAGTGAGCAACTACAAACAG GTGGCCAAGGTTCTGGAAGAgtttgatgtggaggagcaaccACCCAGTGTTCTGCAGGAGAAATTCCCCAACTTGACTGTCATCCCCTCTGCCGTTaacacactgcacacacaatcacat TTGGTCGAAACTGCAGATGGACACGTTTATGGCTACGAGAAGCTCTGCATCTGCAGCGGTGCCCGACCGAAGCTGCTAACCCAGGGCAAGCCATATGTGCTGGGAATTCGGGACACGGACAGTGCCCAG GAGTTTCAGACGCAGTTAACTAACGCTAAGAGGATAGTCGTGATTGGAAATGGAGGGATTGCCTTGGAGTTAGT GTATGAGGTGGAGGGTTGCGAGGTGATCTGGGCCGTGAAGGACAGCGCCATCGGAAACACCTTCTTCGACGCGGGAGCGGCGCAGTTCCTCATCCCGTCGCTGGGCGCCGACAAGCCGGAGCGAACCGCTCCCTGCAAGAGGGCTCGCTACACCACGGAAGACCCGACAGCCGGCGAGGCTCAGACCTTCACGGCAG ATCGACACATGCGAGGGCGCGACTCTGGTCCCACGGAGGCTGGCAGTGCACTCGGTCCAGACTGGCATCAGGGGCTAGTTCTCAAAGGAGCAGAGCGG GCATCCCGTAGAGTTTCAGTGGAATATCAGTGTGAGGTGGAACAGATCTTCACCTCTGAGGAGATGCTCAATTCCCAATCCCAAACACACAGACCCGATACCG GAACCTGGCCAGTTTATGTCCGGCTGACAAATGGCAAGACGTTTGGGTGCGACTTTGTCGTGAGTGCCACAGGTGTCACGCCGAACACGGAGCCATTTCTCCACGGCAACAAT TTCGCACTGGCAGACGATGGCGGCCTCCGAATAGATGACCACATGGTGACATCGGAACCGGACGTCTACGCCGCTGGAGACGTGTGCACGGCATGCTGGGAGCACAGCCCACTGTGGCAACAG ATGCGTTTGTGGACGCAGGCTCGTCAGATGGGCTGGCACGCCGGCCGCTGCATGGCTGCACGCGTGCTGTCCGAAGCCATAGAGCTGGACTTCTGCTTCGAGCTCTTCTCCCACATAACTAAATTCTTCAACTATAAG GTGGTGCTGCTCGGAAAGTTTAATGCGCAGGGGTTGGGGTCCGACTATGAGCTGCTGCTGCGCTGCACCAAAGGCCAGGAGTATGTCAAG GTGGTTTTACAAGGGGGCAGGATGGTCGGAGCGGTGCTCATCGGGGAAACCGACTTAGAGGAGACCTTTGAGAACCTCATCTTGAACCAGATGGATCTCACAGCATACGGGGAGGACCTGCTTAACCCCAACGTTGATATAGAGGACTACTTCGATTGA